The sequence ACAAGCAGTACACAGATGATCAACGTGGCGATCGCCGCGATCGTCCAGGCCTGGGCCAGCCACGACAATGACGCCCACAGCTCGTTGCCCCAGTCCCGCGTCGGGGTGAACCCGGCCGATTCCGATTCCATTCCGGCAAAATACCCTGACAAGCTGCGCGCAGCGCCGTGGACGTCTCAACTGCCTGTGGTCAGCGTGTCCAGCCGCCACTCGCCATCGCCGACGAGCGCGAGTTGGCGGGCGTGGAACTGCTCAACGGTGGCGCGATGACTCACACTGACCAGAATCATGCCCGGCAGCTCCGCGCGGAGGAGTTCGTAGAGCGTGAGCTCGAGACCTTCGTCGAGCGCTGAGGTCGACTCGTCGAGAAACGCGGCCTTGGGCTTGGTGAGCAGGATGCGGGCGAACGCGATGCGCTGCTGCTCTCCGACCGACAGCACCTTCGCCCAATCTCCGACATCGTTCAGCCGGATCGCCAGTTGCGGAAGAGCAACCTTGATCAGGGCCCGCTGTATCTCCCTGTCACCGATCGCGCCCTCCTCGTTCGGGTAGGACGCGACGGCGCGAAGGTCGCCGAGGGGTAGATAGGGCAGCTGCGGCACGAACATCGCGGCCTGCCTGCCCGACGGCAGCGCAACGCGTCCCGACACGAAGGGCCACAGCCCGGCGAGACTCTGCATCAGCACGGTCTTGCCGATTCCGGACGATCCGCTGACCAGCAGCGTGTCGCCCGGTTCGAGGCGCAAGTCAAGCGTCCGAACGAGATTCGCACCGTCGGGGGTTCGGACCTCGACGCCGGCCACCGTCAACGAGCCGTCGGCGGTGTCCGCCGTCGTCACCTGGCCGAACGTCCGGGCACGCGCGTTCTCCTCGACAAGACCGTCGAGCCGGATCGCCGCCGCGCGGTAGCTCGCGAACTCGTCGTAGGCCTCCCGAAAGAACGACAAGGCGTTGTGGATGGTGACGAAGGCGGTCGCCGACTGGATGACGTCACCGAAGGAGATCCTGCCCGCGAACAGGCGCGGCGCCTGAACCACGTACGGCAGCGGGTTGATCGCCTGGCTCACGGTCAGATTCCAGCCGGTGAGCCTCAGCATTCTCATCAGCCAGTTGCCGTAATTCGTCATCACCTCCGACAGGCGGCCGCCCAGCAACCGGCCTTCGACGTGCTCGCCGCGGTACAACCCGATGGCGGCGCCTGCGTCGCGCACCCGCACCAGGGCGTAGCGGAAGCCTGCGTTGCGGAGCTCGTTGAGGAAGCTCAGTTCGATCAGCGGTCTGCCGATGACGAACGCGATGACGGTGGCCGCCAGCACGTAGGCGATGACAATCCAGAACAGTGCGCGCGGAAGGGTGAGCCCGCCGAGCGTCAAGGCACCCGACAGTCGCCAGAGGATCGCGCCGAAGGCCATCACCGACAGCACTGCCCCGACGGCACCGAACAACAGTGTGTTACCCGAGCCGTACGCCGGGTTGTTCGGCTGTCCGCCGACTCCCGTGGTGAAGATGTCGATGTCCTGCTGGATCCGCTGGTCGGGGTTGTCGCCCGCCCGACGGAGGAATTGCCTGCGGTAGTAGGCGAAGTCGCCGAGCCAGTCATCGATCAGTCTACGACTCAACCATATTCGCCATCGCATGATGAACCGCTGCATCAGGTACATGTCGGCCAGGCTGAGTACGACGTGAATGACGGCGAGGATCAGGAAGATCCCGATGGTCACCCAGAAGCCGTGCACACCGGAGTCGGTGACATCGCCTCGGCCGGTGGCGATTCCCTGCAGAGCGACCTGCAACGACGTGAAGACGTCGTTGGTGTAGTAACTCAGCAGGACCGAGAGGCGAACAGCGATGATCGTCGATACCAGCAGCAGCGCGAGCATGCCCCACACCACAAGGCTCTGACCGCCGACGAAGTACGGACCGGTGATCCGCCAGAACTGGCGGCCCCACTCGGTCGTTCGTCGGATCAGCGAAAGGGTCACGATCAGGCACGGCGCGGTGATCGCGAATGCCACCAGCACCCACACGCTCGAGGTGAGAAGTTCGCGTCCCCAGTCGATCGAGGATGTGAACGTACCGGTGTCCACCGCGACACCTCCCTCCGCCGGAGCCGGCCTGCGGCGAAGCTACCGCAGGCCGGCCGCCGCAGGTGTCGACACGCTTGCGCCGAAGGTGCCCAGCAGATGGGCGACCAGGGCGGCGGTGTCGATTAAGGACGACACGAACGAGGTAGCCGTCGGGCCGCACGACGTACACGCCAGACCCGCCTGCGCCATACATCCGAGCGAAATCCCCTGCGCCGTCGCGGATGACCGGTAACACGCATGCGCTCACGTCGGCGCTCGGTGCGGCAACGAGGTAGGCCTCGATGTGCTCGCGTCTGCGATGAGCACGTCGGTGGGTCCATGGCTGAGATTATGCTGCGGCCATGACCACCGATGCTCCCTCGAGCAACAAGATAGGCGCCGGACATCTGATCGCCCGCCGGCTGCGCGCCAGTGGTATCGACACGGTATTCACCCTCTCCGGTGGGCATCTGTTCTCGATCTACGACGGCTGCCGCGCCGAGGGTGTCCGGCTGATCGACACCAGACACGAGCAGACCGCGGCCTTCGCCGCCGAAGGCTGGTCCAAGGTGACCCGGGTGCCCGGGGTGGCAGCGCTGACCGCCGGGCCCGGCGTGACCAACGGCATGAGCGCGATGGGTGCCGCCCAGCAGAACCAGTCCCCACTGCTCGTGCTCGGCGGCCGGGCGCCGGCGCTGCGCTGGGGCCAGGGTTCTCTGCAGGAGATCGATCACGTGCCCTTCGTCGCTCCGTTGACCCGCTTCGCGGCGACCGCACAGTCGGCCGACGCGGTCGGGGGACTCATCGACGATGCGTTGCGCGCCGCCGCAGGGTCAGGAGGGCAGCCGACGGGCGTGGCGTTCGTCGACTTCCCGATGGATCACGTCTTCGGCGAGACAGGCGATCGCGACGACCCCGGCGCGCTCACAGTGCCTGAGGAATTGGCGCCCGCCGACGGCGACGCACTCACGGTGGCAGCCGGTCTGCTCGCCGGGGCGAAGCGGCCGGTGATCATGGCGGGCACCAACGTGTGGTGGGGACACGCCGAGGCGGCACTGCTCGGGCTGGCAGAAACGCTGCGCATTCCGGCGCTGATGAACGGCATGGCCCGAGGGACCGTACCCGCCGATCACGAGCTCGCCTTCTCCCGCGCCCGGTCGAAAGCGTTGAAAGAGGCCGATGTCGCCTTGGTCATCGGCGTGCCGATGGACTTCCGCCTCGGCTTCGGCGGCGTGTTCGGCGAGCAGACCGAGCTGATCGTCGCCGACCGCGTCGTCCCGGAGCGGCCGCATCCGCGACCGGTCGCCGCCGAGCTGTACGGCGATCTGACGGCTTCCCTCTCGGCCCTCGCCGTCGGCAGGCCTGCCGACCACGAAAGCTGGATCGCCTATCTGCGTGCCGTCGAGTCCGCCGGCAGGGCCGCCGAGCACGGCGAGCTCACCGATGAGCGCAGCCCGCTGCACCCGATGCGGGTCTATGCGGAGCTGGAGCCGCTGCTGGACCGCGACGCCATCGTGGTGATCGATGCAGGCGACTTCGGTTCGTACGCCGGGCGGGTGATCGACAGCTACGTGCCGGGCGCATGGCTGGACAGCGGACCCTTCGGCTGCCTCGGCTCGGGTCCGGGTTACGCGCTGGCCGCCAAGCTCGCCCGGCCCGACCGGCAGGTGGTCCTGCTGCAGGGCGACGGCGCATTCGGTTTCAGCGGCATGGAGTGGGACACGTTGGTGCGCCACGGTGTTCACGTCGTCTCGGTCATCGGCAACAACGGCATCTGGGCGTTGGAGAAGCACCCGATGGAGATGCTGTACGGGTATTCCGTCGTTGCCGAACTGCGGCCGGGGACGCGCTACGACGAAGTGGTCAAGGCGCTCGGCGGACACGGCGAACTGGTGTCGGCGCCCGCGGAACTCCGCCCTGCACTCGAACGGGCCTTCGCAGCGGGAGTGCCCGCGGTGGTGAACACGTTGACCGATCCGCAGATTGCGTACCCCCGCCGCTCGAACCTCGCCTGAGCGTCGGTTCGGTGTGAAAATCCGGCTGCATCGGTCCGCCGACGACTTCCGCGACATCGCCGAACCGCTCTACCGGCGCGACCCGGTGGGCAACACGATCGAGCTGACCCTGCTGCGGTCCAACAGGTTGGGTGACGACGCGCTTCTCGTCACGATCGCCGACCACGGCACGCCCGTGGGTGCT is a genomic window of Mycobacterium sp. ITM-2016-00318 containing:
- a CDS encoding ABC transporter ATP-binding protein/permease gives rise to the protein MDTGTFTSSIDWGRELLTSSVWVLVAFAITAPCLIVTLSLIRRTTEWGRQFWRITGPYFVGGQSLVVWGMLALLLVSTIIAVRLSVLLSYYTNDVFTSLQVALQGIATGRGDVTDSGVHGFWVTIGIFLILAVIHVVLSLADMYLMQRFIMRWRIWLSRRLIDDWLGDFAYYRRQFLRRAGDNPDQRIQQDIDIFTTGVGGQPNNPAYGSGNTLLFGAVGAVLSVMAFGAILWRLSGALTLGGLTLPRALFWIVIAYVLAATVIAFVIGRPLIELSFLNELRNAGFRYALVRVRDAGAAIGLYRGEHVEGRLLGGRLSEVMTNYGNWLMRMLRLTGWNLTVSQAINPLPYVVQAPRLFAGRISFGDVIQSATAFVTIHNALSFFREAYDEFASYRAAAIRLDGLVEENARARTFGQVTTADTADGSLTVAGVEVRTPDGANLVRTLDLRLEPGDTLLVSGSSGIGKTVLMQSLAGLWPFVSGRVALPSGRQAAMFVPQLPYLPLGDLRAVASYPNEEGAIGDREIQRALIKVALPQLAIRLNDVGDWAKVLSVGEQQRIAFARILLTKPKAAFLDESTSALDEGLELTLYELLRAELPGMILVSVSHRATVEQFHARQLALVGDGEWRLDTLTTGS
- a CDS encoding acetolactate synthase, which gives rise to MTTDAPSSNKIGAGHLIARRLRASGIDTVFTLSGGHLFSIYDGCRAEGVRLIDTRHEQTAAFAAEGWSKVTRVPGVAALTAGPGVTNGMSAMGAAQQNQSPLLVLGGRAPALRWGQGSLQEIDHVPFVAPLTRFAATAQSADAVGGLIDDALRAAAGSGGQPTGVAFVDFPMDHVFGETGDRDDPGALTVPEELAPADGDALTVAAGLLAGAKRPVIMAGTNVWWGHAEAALLGLAETLRIPALMNGMARGTVPADHELAFSRARSKALKEADVALVIGVPMDFRLGFGGVFGEQTELIVADRVVPERPHPRPVAAELYGDLTASLSALAVGRPADHESWIAYLRAVESAGRAAEHGELTDERSPLHPMRVYAELEPLLDRDAIVVIDAGDFGSYAGRVIDSYVPGAWLDSGPFGCLGSGPGYALAAKLARPDRQVVLLQGDGAFGFSGMEWDTLVRHGVHVVSVIGNNGIWALEKHPMEMLYGYSVVAELRPGTRYDEVVKALGGHGELVSAPAELRPALERAFAAGVPAVVNTLTDPQIAYPRRSNLA